In one Alnus glutinosa chromosome 12, dhAlnGlut1.1, whole genome shotgun sequence genomic region, the following are encoded:
- the LOC133851452 gene encoding uncharacterized protein LOC133851452 — translation MKIEQPPIIPTRELALHNRKTIAEIKEMEGNSEVKEIFYTCLCKVERIDNKYGWYYIGCITCKTKVKFKEGIFWCERCQAEPKFSVPRYRIQIEVSDTTDSTRFIIFDKDAEQLIGKTAKELADLQDENLKDNIVPKEIEAIVSREYVFQLKLNEYNLKKGWENYTVYRIFEAQVAKEANIHKETPIVKIRGSSSKQEEEYDVVSQTIENEQMFSKDSSLHSSLPIEDTESDDDSIPLKFLYKRFKTTKKKTYH, via the exons ATGAAGATTGAACAACCACCAATAATACCAACTAGAGAACTTGCCTTACACAATAGGAAGACAATTGCAGAGATAAAAGAAATGGAAGGGAACTCTGAAGTGAAG gaaATATTCTACACATGTTTATGCAAAGTTGAAAGAATAGACAACAAGTATGGCTGGTATTATATTGGTTGTATAACATGCAAGACGAAGGTTAAGTTTAAAGAAGGAATTTTTTGGTGTGAACGTTGTCAAGCGGAACCGAAATTCAGCGTGCCAAG GTATAGGATACAAATTGAAGTATCAGATACAACAGATTCAACAAGATTCATTATCTTCGACAAAGACGCTGAACAACTTATAGGCAAAACTGCAAAGGAACTTGCCGATTTGCAAGATGAG AATTTGAAAGACAATATCGTGCCAAAAGAAATCGAAGCAATTGTTTCCAGAGAATATGTCTTCCAATTGAAACTCaatgaatataatttgaaaaaaggttGGGAAAATTATACTGTTTATAGAATCTTTGAAGCGCAAGTTGCAAAAGAAGCTAACATCCATAAG GAAACTCCAATTGTAAAGATTAGGGGCTCTAGCTCCAAACAAGAAGAGGAATATGACGTTGTTAGCCAAACAATAGAGAACGAACAAATGTTTAGTAAAGATTCTTCCTTGCATTCTTCCCTACCTATAGAAGACACAGAGTCGGATGATGATTCAATACCTCTCAAGTTTCTTTACAAGCGATTCAAAACTACTAAGAAGAAGACTTATCATTAA